The Muntiacus reevesi chromosome 5, mMunRee1.1, whole genome shotgun sequence genome segment TCCCAGTATGGAAGTCAGTAATgagcctttcccctttggtgtAGCTACTTCTAAATTATAGGTTATTCCCATAACTCCTTGCTACATTTTTAACCTATATTCCAACTTTTTCAGCCAAACAGTGTAGTGGCTGCTGCTTCTCCTGAGCACCCCCCTTAAGAATCATTTTGGCTGTCTTTGATGTTTACACAGATTGCACTTAGACCGGAAGTCTGGTCATCATTCCCCTAAGTTAATGGGTGCCTTGTGTCGTGGGTATTGCTGTGCATTATTAAAGACAAATGTCACAGGCCTCTCAggtctcattttccttttttaattggtAAGTTGAGAATTACCTTGTGTCAACAGTGTAATTGGGTGCAAACGTTGCTCTTGTGGAGGGTTTATGGTATCTAATTTTTTATACTCTTCTACACTTTAACCAAGTCATAGAAGAGGTGGTGGTGTCTCCTTGGTGTCTTCCTACCACATGTAAGGGAAGGACAGTGTGAGCTAATACAGGACAAATCCCTGGACATGACTCTTGGCTTTTGAACTGTAGGCTCTTTGATACTTGTTACTTttgcagagttgttttttttttttcctggcaaatCTTTAGATCAGGACATTTATTAATGATCTTCATGCCTTGAAGGTACATGATTGGTTCCTCAGTTGCCCTTGTTTTCTCTGGTTTTGTTAGGTGCCAAAGTGGCCACTTGGGCAAATGCAAGGAACGTGGGTTAGCACTTAAGAGTACTTAATTGCATATCCTCTCTCTTAACAGGCAACTTGTACCTACCAGAAAGTTTAAACCAAGATTTTTTTGATAGTTTGATCCTTCCATCCCCTATCCCTTTTTTAGTCTTCCAGAATCTACCTTGAATTTTGTAGGTGAAATTGTATATGTACCCCTTTCTGTAATGTTAGGTGCATAGATGACCCTACCTCTGTTTGCCCCCCTGATTAAGCATTTTTAATCATGGGGCCACTGTTCTTTGCCATCTGCATGCTTGGGGGCATGATAACCAATTGTATTGGAAAGGTTTTGCTGGAATTTTGCTTATTGTTAAAATGGTAGATCATGTTAGGTGGAAACTGCTTCTGTGAGAAggtttaaaatttaaactttttaagaaatgttCCTTTTGTTAGGTTTTCAGAagtaatatttttccatttccagaATACAAGTTCtaattttcagtaaaaaaaaaaaaaaatagtgttaagTACATGTAGTTAGCGTCTTGGGTTTATTGAGGAAAAGTATTTTAATCTTGCTGAAATGAACAGTTTGATCCACTAAGATAAGTAGTCATTCTCCACTTTTCTCATCCTTCCCCCTTTCTTCCACATTTTTCATAATACCCTTTTTGAAAATTCAGCCAGCTTGTGAGCTGCCTACCCTGTTTTCTTTGACCCCTTACTTTAAGAGGTCACTGAAGATTTTAAAGAACCCTTGTTATAATATCAGAACTAGCAATTTAAAGGACCCAGTTAAGGATAAGGCAGCCCTTCAACTTGTATTTTGCCCCTCTTCACACattcatgagttttttttttccccaaaaaatctTGAAACTTACCTACAGCACTCAGCCATGGATCAAGTCTGGATCACTGTCAGTGGTAATTTCAGTGTCTTGCTCTATTCTCTTTGATTTTGGGGTGATGTGGAGGAATGACCTTTGCATTTTCCTGCTTAATGaattcaggagacttaagagtGAAGATTGGAGGTGTCAGAATGTTGTAGAGCACTCTTAATTGTGGTGTCTTCTGACATTGGGCCACTGTTCAGAGCAGTTTGTGTCCACTGTTACTTGGCAAAGAATGAAATGCCTATTTTTGAATGAGAGTAGTTTTTCTTAAGCATTAGACTGATGTTTGAGCAGAAACATTTCTTCGTTTATCTTTGCCTGAAGTCAGGTCATCATACTGAATTTATACTGgacctttaaaaaaacattttaaaatggcagTGAGTCCTGCGATAGAGTTGTCTAGGTAAAGCCAGCTATGACCAGTGTCTGGGGTAGGGGCTGGGGCTATGACTAAGAGTGATAGCAACCCTTCTTGCGTCTGTTTCTTCAAGGCAAAAGAATGCACGTGCAGTTGTCCACCAGCCGGCTTAGGACTGCGCCCGGGATGGGAGACCAGAGCGGCTGCTATCGGTGCGGGAAAGAGGGGCACTGGTCCAAAGAGTGTCCAGTAGATCGTTCGGGCCGCGTGGCAGACTTTACCGAGCAATATAATGAGCAGTACGGAGCAGTGCGTACACCTTACACCATGGGCTACGGGGATTCATTGTATTACAACAACGCGTACGGAGCGCTCGATGCCTACTACAAGCGCTGCCGTGCTGCCCGGTCCTATGAGGCGGTGGCTGCTGCAGCTGCCTCTGCGTATAATTACGCAGAGCAGACCTTGTCCCAGCTGCCACAAGTCCAGAACACAGCCATGGCCAGTCACCTCACCTCCACCTCTCTCGATCCCTACGATAGACACCTGTTGCCGACCtcgggagctgctgctgctgctgctgcagcagctgctgctgctgttactgcAGCTTCCTCTTCATATTACGGGCGGGATCGGAGCCCCCTGCGTCGCGCTACAGGCCCAGTCCCTACTGTTGGAGAGGGCTACGGTTACGGGCATGAGAGTGAGTTGTCCCAAGGTTCGTCGGCTGCGCGGAATTCCCTGTACGACATGGCCCGGTATGAGCGGGAGCAGTATGCGGATCGGGCGCGGTATTCAGCCTTTTAAAGCTTGAGGTGAGAGCGGTGGGGTGTCCCTGGTTCTGGTTTTGCCGTCCCTCCTGCAGCCTAAAGGCTCCAATTAGGCTGCCCTGCTTGCTTGCTTTTGCAGGGTTAGGGTAAGGTTGCTAATGGTTCAGGGGATAGGGAGAAGtcctaattatttaatttttctgaaatagACAAACATCTTTAGCCATCATGGCTGTTTTTCCAGGACTCCTAGTCCCAGGAGTCAACCTGATTCCATTTGTGTCTGAAAAAGCAAACAGTGTGACATAATGAATCTCGGGTCACACCTGTGTGCTGTAATTGAACTGAACCTGGAACCCGGACATCAGACCAAGGTGTGTCGTTTCTCAGAGCCTTTGTTGGAATTCCTAGGTGTGTGACATTATTAATGTTTGTAGGATTCCTCTTCTGCTTCATGCTATGTGAGAGGTCTGCTAGGACCTGCACAGTTAAAATCTGTAATTGTAGTTAATTGGTCATCACTGCTCAAGTTCCAGTTACTATGAAGACTACCCCAATGGTATCATCTTAATCTTGAAGCAGTGTGTTTCTGACATTTCTGAAGTTATCCCCTGTGAGCTTTAGAGAAAAAACTTACTTGATGGTAAGCTGGGGTAGAGAAGAGTAGAAAAAGATCTTTCAGTTTATGAAGTTAATTTCAACACGGAGTCTGGGGCATAGACTCAAATTCAACTTATCTGCTCAGTTCACATTCATTCTCTGAGCTGAATAGGATGCCCACTCCATTGCTTTATCTTTGAATCTGTTCTGTGAGAGCCTGTTTACTGTCTAGTTTTTTAAGTGTCCCCCCCCCCCGTCCCCACAGTGTTAGATTTGACATCctctccatctctttaagatacaTAATAATGTAAATAGTGTATGTACCCCTGCCAGTTCTACTCTTCAGTAATGTTGAAATCCAAGGTTGGGAGCTTTGCCTTAAGCAGATCACTCCCTTCATCTAACCACCAGGTTTGGGCAATTAACACTCTTGAACTACCAGCTATACCTTGAGTCCTCTGGCTTTTTCCTATACAGTTTGAGCATGATCCATTTGGCTCTACTTGACTGTATTCTCTTCTGATGCTTGCCAGCTTTGGGCTCTAGGTGTATGAGATTGCTGTTGTATTTAGGGGTGTTTCACAACACCCTTTGTCTTGAGTAGCTCTCTTTGTGGCCCAGACATTCCCATTGATCCATGATCCTGAGGTAACAGGATGGGTGGTACTGCCACGTTTTTCCATTAGGTCAGAAGGtatgtgacttgcccagggttTGGGGATAGGAAATAACTAGTGGAAAAGAAACTTGAGAGACTTGATGTTTAGCTTACACATGCTCTCCAGTACATTCTTTTATTCCCTAGGCAGAGTTGGATGCCCTCAGGTCTTACAGCTTATTCAAATTGATGTTACTTTTTCCTAGACTTTAAATGGTTTTTAACTTGCAGCCCCAagatgcaaacatttttttttcccagagagtTAACTGGaaccttttcctttttcctgcccTCCAATGACAGTTTATAAATGTGGAAATTGCCTTCTTTGAGGGATGCTGATATATtaacatcaagagaaatgcagtGTCTTATCTACTGTCATGAAAGAAAATTTGCCTTTTAATTGAGAGAAAAGAGCCCAATCTGGGGTTACTTGACCTTCCCAGTTACTGTGGCCTTCGGGCTCTTTTTCACTTTAAGagattactgtgatactgtgGATGGAtacaagtaaattttaaaagagtgTCAAGTTACCATACTTTATAGATGTTCTTTGAAGGGTTAAGTGGAAACGCCCTTGTGAGCTTTGCTGTAAAGCCCCTGTATTTTGCTCTCTTTCAGGTGGGATGTGTGTGGGCTGAAATTCCGAGCTGCGGTTGTGCATGAGAATACACCCTTCGTGGTACCCCATCTCCGGGACGGCTCTGTGCGTTCAGTCCCTCAGGAAACGTGGACCTTAAAATTTATCTTGTAAAGTTCAGACcacctcttcctttcctctctcctgcccatttcccatttctttctgtCCTTCAATACTTCTATAGCTTCCCATTATGTTCTTTTCTCCCAGCAGGCCTCATTGTGTGCAGAAACGGGTGGGGGTTGTGCTGTCACCCCACCTCCTGCTTCCAGTGGGTGTTTTGAGAGTGTCACCGCTCCTGAGTCTTTTCAACCCAAAGGCTTGTGGCGGGTAGACACATAGAGTtgaatcacttttttctttccgGTGAAATAAATGGTTTTTCAACTTAGGAAATGTGTGCTTTGAGAGAATTCTTACTTAGACTTGTGTCTGGGTTCTTTATTTGTCCCTAGAAGAGAAGGGGAGTGGGTAGAGTCTGACATTCAGTTCTGGGTGAACCTCACTGCCATTAACTTTCTTTATTATAGAGAATTTATAGGTGCCAAAGGAAAGAGGAGGGGTTATGTAGAAGAACCCAGGCAGGCAGCCTTACTCCTTTAAAGACTTCTTCACTTGATCACACCTTTGTTATAAAACCAAGGACCTACTAGCAATTTTGAAATGTGGGACTTCTCCATACTTGAGAAACAATCCTCATCCACCCCTTAGTACTACCATTCAAACCGCCCAGTCACTACATCTAGCTTGACTTATTTTCCAAGGGATAGGTCTAGGAAAAGGAAGGGTTTGAGGGACCAGGAGGTCAGCTTTCACTTCATGACGTGGAAAATTAAGTTGTGGCTCCAAGAGCATTCTTATTTTGTAGGTCAGCAAGTAAAGCTTTTTGATGCCTTTCAccatctgtatgtgtgtgcttagtcactcagtcgtgtctgactttttgtgaccacatgggcttttgcccaccagacttccctgtccatggaattctccaggcaaggatacctgagtgggtagccattccctttttcaggggatcttcccaatccagtaatTGAACCCAGATCCTCCTGCCTTGtggacggattctttaccatttgggcTACCAGAGAAGCacagaaatatatttgtataGTTCTGTTGGAATCCAAAGAATACCTCAGTGGTCCCACTAGTACctcattgtctttatttttttagttctaccactttattgctaccaacccatctccctctacCCTCGTGCACATGTGCttagtcatgtaaccccatggactgcagcccgccaggctcctctgtccatggacttttccaggcaagaatattgaagtgggttgccatttccttctccagctcatTATCTTTAGAATGATAGGCACAGAAGGACCCAGAAGTGAGCTTTAGATTATTTAACAAGGATGGGTAGAGGGGGCAGGGTACAAGGAAGAGCCGCTACCTCTTAGTTCTGTGCATCTATCATAATTgtcttgaagatattttttgtctATACCTTTTTGCTCCAGTTTTAGCGTAAATATAGTGGGGTTGTGTCTGGTTAGGGCATTTCCTAGCATCATTTGAAGAATCATGAGCACCTAACCGTGCCAagcattatgggcttccctggtggcttagttggtaaagaataaacCTGCAACGCTGaggaccccagttcaatccctagatggggaagatcccctggagaagggaatggctacccattccagtataatTGCCCAGATCATTTCATGGACagaaacctagcaggctacagtccatgggggtctcagagctgggcatgactaaGTGACACATTTCACTCTATGCCAGTCTTACTGGGAGGTAAGAAAATGAGCTAGTTTTTGATAATATCAGATTTTCCTACTAGTTTCTAATTCATAGAAGGCTGAGATGGGAATAGCTATAAGTACAACTTGTAACTTATTGGTTATTTGCTCACTGAAACCCTGTGAGGTGTTCTATGTGTGTGTCTCCCAGCCACCATTCTATTGAATATGGAAGTTGTCTCTGGTGAGAAGAAAAGAAGTTCTTCTCTCGTGGAACAGCAGTTCTAGGAAAACTTAATGGAGTTGGGATTAAAGCTATTAGCTCCACAGATAAGTGACCAACAAAGATTATTGCATCTAGGCTAGGTCTTTtccttatttgtctttttatcttcCCTGGCTGGGTTGACTTTCTGCCACTTGGAGGGTTTGCCTGTCTGCTGTTTTTTTCAAACATACCTGTTGGTCTGATGGGTGGGGTCGCAAACTTCAAAAGGTGGAAGCTAACTTTGTTGATtcaacaaataaaacattttacgGGATACTCTGAAAGGTACTGTTCTAGGTGTAGTTCTGGAGCTTGTGTTCTAAGAGTGTCAAGTAGGGAATTTTATTTATGTGGGAATGGTCTGTGAAGATGGTGAAG includes the following:
- the RBM4 gene encoding RNA-binding protein 4 isoform X1 → MVKLFIGNLPREATEQEIRSLFEQYGKVLECDIIKNYGFVHIEDKTAAEDAIRNLHHYKLHGVNINVEASKNKSKTSTKLHVGNISPTCTNKELRAKFEEYGPVIECDIVKDYAFVHMERAEDAVEAIRGLDNTEFQGKRMHVQLSTSRLRTAPGMGDQSGCYRCGKEGHWSKECPVDRSGRVADFTEQYNEQYGAVRTPYTMGYGDSLYYNNAYGALDAYYKRCRAARSYEAVAAAAASAYNYAEQTLSQLPQVQNTAMASHLTSTSLDPYDRHLLPTSGAAAAAAAAAAAAVTAASSSYYGRDRSPLRRATGPVPTVGEGYGYGHESELSQGSSAARNSLYDMARYEREQYADRARYSAF